In one window of Scylla paramamosain isolate STU-SP2022 chromosome 36, ASM3559412v1, whole genome shotgun sequence DNA:
- the LOC135090952 gene encoding prostamide/prostaglandin F synthase-like produces the protein MFCRVAAKELSALAPHLAKANVRLIGIGLEELGVEEFIEGKFFDGELYIDTDKKSFKDLNFKKLGFLNMVPALIAKVARDAVRKGKAWKVGGDMKGDGFQNGGLLVVAPKGEKVLFEFKQDNPADHADNSDILQALSIEVPTDLKDATAVDESVKVTDQECEEACAMPAKD, from the exons ATGTTCTGCCGGGTGGCTGCCAAGGAGCTCAGCGCCCTGGCACCCCACCTGGCCAAGGCCAATGTGCGTCTCATCGGCATTGGTCTGGAGGAGCTTGGCGTGGAGGAGTTCATCGAGGGAAAGTTTTTTGATGGAG AATTGTATATTGACACTGACAAGAAAAGCTTCAAGGATTTGAACTTCAAGAAACTTGGCTTCCTGAACATGGTTCCTGCACTTATTGCCAAAGTGGCTCGTGATGCTGTGCGGAAG GGCAAAGCATGGAAGGTTGGTGGAGACATGAAGGGAGATGGATTTCAGAATGGTGGGCTGCTTGTGGTGGCTCCCAAAGGAGAGAAGGTCCTGTTTGAATTTAAGCAAGataacccagcagatcatgcagATAACTCAGATATTCTACAA GCTCTGAGCATAGAGGTTCCTACAGATCTGAAAGATGCGACTGCAGTTGACGAGTCAGTGAAAGTAACAGACCAGGAATGTGAGGAGGCGTGTGCTATGCCTGCTAAAGATTAA
- the LOC135090942 gene encoding moesin/ezrin/radixin homolog 1-like, whose amino-acid sequence MSKKSISVRITSMDAELEFAIQSSTTGKQLFDQVVRTIGLREIWYFGLQFVDKKGFTTWLVLNKKVLQQVRKKHEDILQFKFRAKFFPEDVGEIIQDITLRMFYLQVKNAILSDEVYCPPDAAVLLASYAVQTKYGDYVPEYHKQGYLANDRLLPQRVMDQFNLTRDAWEEKITKWHKEHKGTLREDAMMEYMKLAQDLDMYGVNYFDIKNKKGTQVSLGIDALGINVYDPEDKLTPKIGFPWSEIRNITFHNKNFIIKPTDKKSPDFIFIASHVRVNKTILALCMGNHDMYVRRRKADTIEVQQMKMQAREEKAAKLLASEKLAREVSLREQAEKRQHEYEERLRKMNMEAMERRRELEEAQNTIYRLEKQLDDLKTAKDELEEKQRELQVMMTRLQEAKELEAGEKLRLEEEIRQKQEEVERIRDEVNEKDEEARKLQEEVQEARRKEEEATLALLQASTARKVSVSSSSSSSSEDEAEQTKHEVRKMSATYQQSAPNGDIWIGERSSGSSRSATPGPPAATEDIYSREASSVKRMDLLEKVKMSLQSELIPEGMTTLDRIYHRNINDGNTKYKTLREVRKGNTKRRVDQFENW is encoded by the exons ATGTCGAAAAAATCG ATCAGTGTGCGGATCACTTCTATGGACGCGGAGCTGGAGTTCGCCATCCAGTCCTCCACCACAGGCAAGCAACTCTTCGATCAAGTAGTGCGGACCATCGGCCTGCGAGAGATATGGTACTTCGGCTTGCAGTTCGTGGACAAGAAAGGGTTTACCACGTGGCTGGTGCTCAACAAGAAG GTACTACAACAAGTCAGAAAGAAACACGAGGATATTCTGCAGTTCAAGTTCAGAGCGAAATTTTTCCCCGAGGATGTCGGTGAGATCATTCAGGACATAACACTG CGAATGTTTTACCTACAAGTGAAGAACGCAATCCTTAGTGATGAAGTGTACTGCCCCCCTGATGCTGCAGTTCTCCTCGCCTCCTACGCCGTGCAAACCAAGTACGGAGATTACGTGCCAGAGTACCATAAGCAAGGCTACCTGGCCAACGATCGCCTCCTGCCCCAGAGAGTGATGGACCAGTTCAACCTGACCAGAGACGCTTGGGAGGAGAAAATAACGAAGTGGcacaaggaacacaaaggtACCTTGAG AGAGGACGCGATGATGGAGTACATGAAGCTAGCACAAGATTTGGATATGTACGGCGTGAATTACTTCGacatcaagaacaagaagggcACTCAAGTCTCCCTCGGCATTGATGCTTTGGGGATCAATGTTTATGACCCTGAAGACAA ACTCACTCCCAAGATCGGCTTCCCTTGGTCTGAGATCCGCAACATCACCTTCCACAACAAGAACTTCATCATCAAGCCCACAGATAAGAAATCTCCAGACTTTATCTTCATCGCCTCCCACGTACGGGTGAACAAGACCATCCTGGCGCTGTGTATGGGCAACCATGACATGTATGTGCGGCGCCGCAAGGCTGACACTATTGAGGTGCAGCAGATGAAGATGCAGGCACGGGAGGAGAAGGCCGCCAAACTCCTTGCTTC GGAAAAACTTGCCCGTGAGGTGTCCCTGAGAGAACAAGCAGAGAAGCGACAGCACGAATACGAAGAACGCCTCAGGAAAATGAACATGGAGGCAATGGAAAGACGGAGAGAACTTGAAGAGGCGCAAAACACAATCTACCGCTTGGAGAAACAGCTGGACGACTTGAAGACAGCCAAGGATGAGctggaggagaagcagagggaGCTGCAGGTGATGATGACACGTCTGCAGGAGGCCAAGGAGCTGGAGGCAGGGGAGAAGCtcaggctggaggaggagatacgccagaaacaggaggaggttGAACGCATTCGGGATGAGGTTaacgagaaggatgaggaggccAGGAAGCTGCAG gaggaggtacaggaggCTCGGCgcaaggaagaagaggctaCACTGGCTCTTCTCCAAGCCTCCACTGCACGCAAGGtatccgtctcctcctcctcatcatcatcatcagaagaCGAGGCAGAACAAACAAAGCATGAAGTCAGAAAGATGTCCGCCACTTACCAGCAGAGTGCCCCCAACGGGGACATATGGATTGGAGAGAGGAGTTCTGGGTCATCCAGGAGTGCCACGCCTGGACCACCTGCTGCCACTGAGGACATCTACAGCAGGGAAGCCTCCAGTGTTAAGAGGATGGATCTTCTGGAG AAAGTGAAGATGTCCCTGCAAAGTGAACTCATTCCTGAGGGAATGACAACTCTGGACCGCATCTACCACCGCAACATTAACGACGGCAACACCAAGTACAAGACACTGCGGGAAGTGCGCAAGGGAAACACCAAGCGGAGAGTGGATCAGTTTGAGAACTGGTAA
- the LOC135090941 gene encoding cap-specific mRNA (nucleoside-2'-O-)-methyltransferase 1-like, which yields MADKGLKRSLSDSDTSSDEDLPPSFSMGGVGKRSRLSIDEEVKSDSEGENGQSSSPASPNSPTSPTSPSDDHSNGMGDFGSSSTYSSAAQRMMKNMGYKAGKGLGKYGQGLVNPVEASKQRGRRGLGLRLEGLEASSNLKWDSSQEHIQVEEEVLWLPHCSDEVPDFETLMSWAKEGSKKLEIADETTFCDPKILNGVLGGKNVFDQLDQRELQRSRSRSNPFETLGKLFFQNRAALKMANIDAVFDFMFTRPKNEAGEPLVGPDDLLYFADVCAAPGGFSEYVLWRRKTDSKGFCDAKGFGFTLRENDFKLHDFFAAPAEYFEPHYGKNGLDGDGDVYKPENITNFVEFVRKTTGGYGVHFMMADGGFSVEGQENIQEILSKQLYLCQFLVALGIVRVDGHFVCKLFDVFTPFSVGLIYLMYRSFKYVSIHKPNTSRPANSERYIICKWKKEGTEDVYKYLFEMNERIIGLSSTSMDILELVPVEDLQTDQKFFDYIYNSNNETGFRQMISLRKIQQFCQDTQLIEPRQSDLRHQCLEHWHLPDRSRTAPQRSEAKVKFTELTKGENYEYMSRVPEDLTVANLQEKLRSPYDYRCCLLAATRDGRKDRAFYLGLGGCNVFRWEGRGHATWMRVDTRLELPPDTLVYAELVTEHRGEHKAQRKLTTLHLIDGLILNGKDIRTLHIVERHKYLKKFATAVSKTSRPDLAPIRCKELYKSETLHEVLRPPRLSHRMMKGGPMPRRVFVQVEANSDREAHYTVPTGILFLKATKDPWMMAFSRSQNRKYWYHTITRESTFEYHPDVVAPFSSSYSGGAVWWWDAGVQVLETEEAAKGKLHFRDVMKHLAPPR from the exons ATGGCAGATAAAGGCCTGAAACGCTCCCTCAGTGACTCAG ACACCTCCTCCGATGAAGACCTGCCGCCTTCGTTTTCCATGGGTGGCGTCGGCAAGCGTTCTCGCCTCAGCATTGATGAGGAGGTGAAGAGTGACTCAGAAGGGGAAAATGGGCAGAGCAGCAGCCCCGCCAGCCCCAATAGCCCCACCAGTCCCACCAGCCCCTCAGACGACCACAGCAATGGCATGGGGGACtttggcagcagcagcacgtaCAGCAGTGCAGCACAGCGGATGATG AAAAACATGGGTTACAAAGCAGGGAAAGGCTTGGGTAAGTACGGACAGGGCTTGGTGAACCCTGTGGAGGCCAGCAAGCAACGGGGCCGGAGAGGTCTGGGTCTGCGTCTGGAGGGATTGGAAGCATCAAGCAACCTCAAGTGGGACAGCAGCCAGGAG CATatacaagtggaggaggaggtgctgtgGCTGCCTCACTGCTCAGACGAGGTGCCTGATTTTGAGACACTCATGTCCTGGGCTAAGGAAGGCTCCAAGAAATTGGAAATAGCAGATGAAACAACCTTCTGTGACCCTAAGATCCTCAATGGTGTGCTTGGTGGAAAG AATGTGTTTGACCAGTTGGACCAACGGGAGTTACAGAGAAGCAGATCAAGAAGCAACCCTTTTGAAACCCTGGGCAAGTTATTCTTTCAAAACCGGGCAGCTCTTAAGATGGCCAACATTGATGCCGTATTTGACTTCATGTTCACTCGGCCGAAGAATGAGGCAGGG GAGCCGCTGGTGGGCCCCGATGACCTGCTGTACTttgctgacgtgtgtgctgcTCCGGGCGGGTTCTCTGAGTATGTGTTGTGGCGCCGCAAGACTGATTCCAAAGGGTTCTGTGATGCCAAGGGTTTTGGCTTCACTTTACGGGAGAATGACTTCAAACTCCACGATTTCTTTGCTGCACCAGCTGAATATTTTGAACCTCATTATG GTAAGAATGGTCTGGATGGAGATGGAGATGTTTACAAGCCAGAAAACATCACAAACTTTGTTGAGTTTGTTCGGAAGACGACAGGAGGCTATGGTGTGCACTTCATGATGGCTGACGGAGGATTCAGTGTGGAGGGCCAGGAGAACATTCAAGAGATCCTGTCAAAGCAGCTCTACCTCTGTCAATTCTTGGTAGCATTAGGAATAGTCAGAGTCG ATGGCCACTTTGTTTGCAAGCTGTTTGATGTGTTCACACCGTTCAGCGTTGGCTTGATCTATCTCATGTACCGCTCATTCAAGTATGTCTCAATTCACAAACCAAATACAAGCAGACCTGCCAACTCAGAAAG GTATATAATTTgcaaatggaagaaggaaggaacagaggatGTGTACAAGTACCTGTTTGAGATGAACGAGAGAATCATCGGCCTGTCCAGCACCTCAATGGACATCTTGGAGCTGGTGCCTGTGGAGGACCTGCAAACCGACCAAAAGTTCTTTGATTACATATACAATTCTAATAATGA GACAGGGTTCCGCCAAATGATAAGCCTCAGGAAGATCCAGCAGTTCTGTCAAGACACACAACTCATTGAGCCACGGCAGTCTGACCTCCGTCACCAGTGCCTGGAGCATTGGCACCTGCCAGACCGCTCCAGGACGGCGCCGCAGCGCTCCGAGGCAAAGGTCAAGTTTACCGAGCTCACCAAAGGAGAAAACTATG AGTACATGTCAAGAGTGCCAGAGGATCTGACAGTGGCAAACCTGCAGGAGAAGCTGCGCAGCCCCTACGACTACCGCTGCTGCCTCTTGGCTGCCACACGGGACGGCCGCAAGGACCGGGCCTTCTACCTTG GTCTTGGTGGCTGCAATGTGTTCCGGTGGGAGGGGCGAGGACATGCCACCTGGATGAGAGTGGACACCAGGCTGGAGCTGCCGCCAGACACGCTGGTGTACGCTGAGCTGGTCACTGAACACCGTGGCGAACACAAGGCACAGCGGAAACTGACTACGCTTCACCTCATTGATGGATTGATACTGAACGGAAAGGACATCAGAACTTTGCACATTGTGGAGAG GCACAAGTACTTGAAAAAGTTTGCTACAGCCGTGAGCAAGACAAGCCGGCCAGACCTCGCCCCAATCCGGTGCAAGGAACTGTACAAGTCTGAGACTCTCCATGAGGTTCTTCGGCCTCCAAG ACTGAGCCACCGGATGATGAAGGGCGGCCCTATGCCTCGGCGAGTGTTTGTCCAAGTGGAGGCCAACTCAGACCGGGAGGCTCACTACACAGTGCCCACAGGGATCCTCTTCCTCAAGGCTACCAAGG ATCCATGGATGATGGCATTCAGCAGGAGTCAGAACAGAAAGTACTGGTACCACACCATCACTCGGGAGTCGACCTTTGAGTACCACCCAGACGTGGTGGCACCCTTTAG TTCGTCATACAGTGGAGgagctgtgtggtggtgggacGCTGGTGTGCAGGTCTTGGAGACAGAGGAGGCTGCCAAGGGGAAGCTGCACTTTAGAGACGTCATGAAACACCTTGCTCCTCCACGCTGA